From Abiotrophia defectiva ATCC 49176:
GATAAGGTTTTAATAAAGCCTATACTCCTAAATGAAGAAATAGATGGTATGAAAAAGAATAGTGGCTGGATAGCAAATTTAAGAAATAGTAAAGAGGGGAAGGAATCAAAGGATGAAATTGATAATATTGACATAAATTACTTGCGTAATTCACAGAGGGCAATTGGTTACCCTCGTAGAGTTATTAACAAAAATGCCAGTAGTATGAATGAATTCCTTCATCGTGGCCACTTGATGGCAAATGAAATAATTAGAGACTATATTAATAAGAGAATACAAGATCAACGGTGTCATATGTTTCGTTCTAAAAAGCACAGACATAATATATACGCTCAATTTAAACAATCTAATTGTTATTATAGTGATTGTTTTACTCGAAAAGGGCAAAGTTATTTTGAAAAGAACATCATAGACTATTTAAAATATAAAGAGGGCTATGTCAATTACGAAGTTCGTGCCTTATTTAAGAGTCCGGGCGATAAGGTTCCACGAGCTAATCTATTATGTGCGAGATTCTACGATTCTTGTGGGCTGCTCGATGAGCAAGAGACATTTTGTGTTGTAATTCCAAATATGGGAAGCCTAGGGAGAGACTATAGCTCAATAGCAAGTTATAAATTTTCATATGAAGATGGGTTAATGGAACCAAGTAAAGGGAATTAACCATAAAAAGGTAAAGAGTAATTGAAAAAATAAGACATCAATGAGTAGGTTGTCCAATAAAGTCACCCCGTGCTTATAAAGCACGGGTTATTTGTATGGATTTAAAAATCAAATAACCACAAGAATTCTAAACTCTAGCGCAAGAATGAGCAAGATATTTTGAGGCTGCTAAGTTATACTCAGGATAGATTACCAAATTTTGGAGGGATATTAATGGGATTTTTGGATAATGCAAAGAATGAAAGTAGCTATTCAGTAGCGTCTGGTAGAGATTTGAATTATGTGGTTTTACAGGTAACCCTGAAGGAAAAATTTATTGGGACGGGTTCTGGAAATCTAGCGGAGCTAGAGGAAGTCATTAACAGACAAGCTGCAAAAGGATATAGACTTCATACTATTGCGACAAGTAATGGTGGCAGCAAAGGCTTTATGGGCGGAGATAGAATCCAGGCTACACTAGTTTTTGAGTCGCTTTAGCGTTTACTAGAATGAATAAGGTAAAGGGATGAAGGTATGCCAGAAAATAACCTAGATATACTGAGCATGCGACATGTCAAGCATGATAAATGATTGTATCATGCGCGCAGGGGACGTGTTAAGTATCCTATAGAAGAGGGCCGTAAAAGGCTCTTTTTATTTTTGGAATAAGACACTACCATTTGAGGGACATGGCGCAATCATATTCGATCAAATCAGGCCAACAGAATTGACAGTTTCTGTCTCAATCGTTCGCTTGTCTACCTTTAAAACTCTCTCGTCTCATACTGTAATGTGCACACGCTCATTTGATGATTCAAATACCAACAGCCCATCACTAAGCCATTCCTTAGACCATAATATTGCTCAAAATGAATTTTGTTGCAAATTATGAAATCATTTAGTGAAGGGCTTTCTTTCTAGAATTTCTGGGCGTATAATATAACTATAGTAAGTTAAGGCGGATTCTCTCTCTCGTTTGGCTCCATGGTTAAGCAGTTAGGTAGAAGTCGTCTTTTTGCTATATCAAGATAAATTCTATAAGAAAGGAGAGTTACTTTATGAGAGAGATGCAGCAAATTCAGATCAGCTACCAATACGATCATGAGCGTCTCTATGAGGCACTTAAGCGGAGAGGCATGACCGAGCGTGCGTTGGCAGAGAAAATCTATTGTTCGCCCGCTACGGTCTCTCGCATCTTCAATGGTTGTGGCCGTCTAAGCATTGAGACCATCATTATGGTCTGTCTAGCTATGAAACTAACAGTTGAAGAGCAGCTTGAGATTTTCTATTTCTCTTGTATGGGTATCTTGCACCATTTAGGGGTGAGTATGGGCGATACCCAAGACACTAAATTCGACATATGACATCAGGAGGCACAGTTTATAAAGTTGTTATATTGGCTCAATATAATTACTCGAGTTGTGGTTAACCACAACTCAGAAAAGAATCGTGACTGGACAAGAAAGTTATACATAAGAATAGATAATGTTGTTGAATAGGTTTTTATGACTATTTGGAAGGAAGAAAAACCATGAAATTCGATGATTTAGAAAATTTAAATTTAGATAGCATCAGGGAGCAGATTTTAGCCTATGCGGTTCAGCTTACTCAGTCCTATTGGGAGATTGGTCGGCGGTTGCATTATGCCAAGCAGTCTTTGTTGTCAGAAGATGGATTTCTACCATGGTTAGAGACGCTTTATATCGATTATCCCGAGGCTAATCGCATGATGTATGTAGCCAAGAATTTACCTAAGATGAAGTGCTACGAGCATCTAGGCTTATCGCTACTTTATCTGATCGCAACTATCCCCGAGGAACATCGTCAGAAGATTTATACTTTACCTTCAGGCAAATGTAAGTACCTGCATCAAATGTCTCAGTTAGAACTTCGGACCGTTAAGCGGCTGTTGAAAGCGGGACAGTTGGAGTCTTGCTTCCAAGGAGATAGTCAGTTACAAGTTGACTGTCAAGAGGTGAAGAAGGAGACACAGGATGCCGTCTCGCCTGAAGCAAGTCAGGC
This genomic window contains:
- a CDS encoding DUF4177 domain-containing protein translates to MGFLDNAKNESSYSVASGRDLNYVVLQVTLKEKFIGTGSGNLAELEEVINRQAAKGYRLHTIATSNGGSKGFMGGDRIQATLVFESL
- a CDS encoding helix-turn-helix transcriptional regulator, whose product is MREMQQIQISYQYDHERLYEALKRRGMTERALAEKIYCSPATVSRIFNGCGRLSIETIIMVCLAMKLTVEEQLEIFYFSCMGILHHLGVSMGDTQDTKFDI